In Brachybacterium saurashtrense, the genomic stretch GGTGCTGCACGACGGCGTGGACATGGCGATCGCGCTGCTGCCCCCGCAGGAGGGCGCGGCGGGTATGGGAGTGGTGGTGCGCACCGCCCGCCGCGGCATCCAGCGCGCCACCGGCTGGGAGCCCGTCCAGCCGCTCTCCGGCACCCGCTGCCTCACCCGCGAGGCCTGGGAGGCGTGCCAGCCTCTCGCCCCGGGCTGGGGCGTCGAGACCTCCCTGACGATCGACGCGCTCACCGCCGGATTCTGGGTCAAGGAGATCCCGGCCTCGCTCCGCCACCGCGCCACCGGCAAGGACCTGCGGGGGCAGCTGCACCGCGCCGCCCAGCTGCGCGACGTGGTGCGGGCCCTCGCCCGGCGGCGTCACCTCGCGCCGGAGCTCGAGGCGGCGGCGGTCGACGGCGTGGAGGAGCGCTCCACCCTGGAGGCCCCGGAGCCGGAGCCGGCCCCGCTGCCCGCCGGTGCCGACGATCACGACGAGGCGAAGACCTGGCGCGTGGTCCCCGAGCCGGATGCCGCCCAGGAGGCCGGGCGCGCCGAGGAGCGCCGCGCCACCCTCGCCGACCTCCCGGTGCACGGGGAGTTCTCCGACGACGAGACCCGCGCCCTGGGCGATGTGGACGTGGCCGAGCTGGACGACCGGCTGCGGGCCCTGCCCGTGGAGGGCGACTTCGCCCCGGACGACGTGGTGTTCCTCGTGGGCACCGACCTCGAGGCCCTCGGCGAGCGGCTGCGCACCGCCCCGGTGGAGGGTGCGTTCGCCCCCGAGCACGCGGTGATCATCGCCTCCCACCTCGAGGCGGGAGAGCCGGAGATCCCCGTCTCCGTGCAGCGCCCGCTGAACCCGGAGGAGTACACCTCCCTGGTGGTGCACGCCGCGGTGGAGTCCGAGAACTCCTGAGCCCCGCCGCTCAGGCGGTGCGCGCGGTGTCCCCCGCCCCGTCGGCCGGGACCGGGTGCCGCGCGTCGCCGGTGCGCGGCGGCAGCACGGCCGGCAGGCAGCACAGCCAGATCCCCACGATCGAGGCGACCAGCACCGGGCCGGTGTCGTTGACCGCGTAGCCCAGCCAGGTCCCCACCACCAGCGCCACCCGCACGGGGTACGAGGCGGGGTGCTCGGCGTCCAGCGCCGCGAGGGACCGCCACCGCAGCCGCCCCGGCATCAGCAGCGCCGCCGAGGCGAGCACCGCCAGCACCATCACCACCGCGAGCGCCGGATAGCCGGTGGTCATCGCGATGTTCTGGGCGAGCTTGCGGACGATCACGGTGAGCAGCTCCCCGCTGAGCAGCTCGTCGATGAAGCGGCCCAGGTGGGTGCGCTCCTCCGCCGGGCGCAGCCAGTCCAGGAAGGACACCCCCAGCACCGTCGCCGCGCCGCCCGCGCCCAGGGCGAGCACGTGCCACAGCCGCAGGCGCACCCCCGAGACCAGCAGCGCCAGCAGGCCGAAGGTGGGGATCGTGGCGAGCATCGAGCCGAAGTCCGCGCCCATCGACGGCGCCACGCACACCGCCGCGACCGCGCCGCCCACCAGCACCGTCCACACCACCCGGGCGCGGGCGGTGCGCACCACCGCGAACAGGCACAGCAGCGCCATCAGCGAGGCCGCCAGCACCATCCCGAACAGATGGTTCGACAGCCCGTAGAAGCGCCCGCCGGAGATCGGCTGCGCCCCCAGCGGCGAGGCCAGCTGCCAGCGGGAGCCCAGCGCGGACTCCGCGAGGATCAGCACCGCGATCAGCGCCGCGGAGACTCCCGCCGGGCCCAGCCGATGATGCCGCCAGGGCCCCGCGAGCACCACCGCCGAGAGCAGGGCGCAGCCCGCCCAGACCACGCCGGTCAGCGCCAGGGTGGGGGAGTCCGCGCGCCACCAGGGCACCAGCGAGGCGTACAGGCCCACCGGCAGCGCCAGCGGCGCGATCGCGGCCAGGGCCCGGCCCGCCGCGGCCGGTCGCGGCCGCCGCGCCAGCGGCGGGACCAGCAGGAGCACCAGGCCCGCCACCCCGAGCAGGAACCAGGAGCCGAGCGCGGGCACGGTGGCGCCGTCCACCAGGCGCGCGGCGAGGGAGCGGTCCAGCGCCAGCTGCTGCGGCTGCGCGTGCTCCGCGCCCCGGAACGGCTGGCCGGGGATCAGCCCGT encodes the following:
- a CDS encoding glycosyltransferase family 2 protein, producing MSTAGPLTAHRPERVAVVIPAKNEAERIEATIASARRLAGVDLVVVVDDGSTDATSAVAMGADALVVRHKTNRGKAAAMATGAQMVAIREDAERADGGEAFSEELHAEPRTPGHTGPLPVIAEGESQPRAMLFLDADMTDSAVAAQPLVDAVLHDGVDMAIALLPPQEGAAGMGVVVRTARRGIQRATGWEPVQPLSGTRCLTREAWEACQPLAPGWGVETSLTIDALTAGFWVKEIPASLRHRATGKDLRGQLHRAAQLRDVVRALARRRHLAPELEAAAVDGVEERSTLEAPEPEPAPLPAGADDHDEAKTWRVVPEPDAAQEAGRAEERRATLADLPVHGEFSDDETRALGDVDVAELDDRLRALPVEGDFAPDDVVFLVGTDLEALGERLRTAPVEGAFAPEHAVIIASHLEAGEPEIPVSVQRPLNPEEYTSLVVHAAVESENS